TGTTTTGTTGGTTTGATCTTGGAGAATTGTGATCTTCCACACGCAAATCATGGGCATGTCATATTGGGAGACCCTTCTCCCATCCTGTTTTATCCTATCAGTTCCACCGAGGTTCGCTGTTTGGTGGATGTACCTGGAACAAAAGTACCTTCAGTAGCTAGTGGTGAAATGGCCAACTATTTGAAAACAGTGGTGGCTCCTCAGGTATCTTTAAATAACTTGTTTGACTTGATTAGTTTACACTTGCTAGTTGATACACATACCCACCTGAACTGAACTAATATGAGGATCACTTCGTATTTCAGGTTCCCCCACAGCTGTACAATGCTTTTATGGCCGCAGTAGAGAAAGGAAACATTAGATCCATGCAAAATAAAAGCATGGCTGCTAATCCTCTTCCTAGTCCTGGTGCAATTTTATTAGGGGATTCATTCAACATGAGGCATCCTTTAACAGGAGGAGGAATGACTGTGGCTCTTTCAGACATTGTTCTTCTCCgcgatcttcttagacccttaCATGATCTTGATGATGCACCGGCTTTGTGCAATTACCTAGAATCATTCTATACACTGCGTAAGGTAAAGCCGGCATTCGGATAACACATAACTTTCTTTATGCCATTAAATTTATGTTCCTATGTGGCTTGTTTGTGGTTTCTTCTTTTGCTGACAACATGCTTTTGTCATTTTTGTAGCCTGTGTCATCTACCATAAACACATTGGCAGGTGCTTTGTACAAGGTGTTTTGTGCATCACCTGATCTGGCAAGACAGGAAATGCGTGAAGCCTGTTTCGGCTATTTGAGCCTTGGAGGCATCTGCTCCTATGGACCAGTATCTCTTCTCTCTGGTCTTAACCCTCGTCCATTACActtgtttctccatttctttgctGTTGCCATCTATGGTGTCGGCCGCTTACTGTTTCCATTCCCTTCACCTAAGCGCATGTGGCTTGGGTTTCAATTGATCTTGGTATGACAACAAAAATATTTCCTCTAGCTACTTTCTTATGAACAATTTTGTCAGTTTCCATGTACTCATAACTGGCTGCTTATACGTATTTTTCTGGTGTTCTATTTTCAGAGTGCATCAGGCATCATATTCCCGATCATAAAGGCTGAAGGAGTTAGACAGATGTTCTTTCCTGCCACAGTACCAGCATACTACAGATCTCCTCCTGTTCATTAAAGAAATGGAACTAGTATATGAATAtatctagagagagaaaaaaatgatagctaaatttttctaattttattgATTTGATAAACCAATTTGTATCAAATATCAAATCAGCAGCATTAGTTTCACCCAGAAAGTAAAGATCAACATGGGTAGTCAATGCTTATATAATCAACTGTGACAATTGATTCATTGATCTACATAACCAAAATTAATTAGCATCTAACAAAGTTTATTCATTGAATTCCTCGTTAATTACTCTCATCTGCTTAAGTGTTCATGCATCATCACTGTTACTAATTCTATAACCTATGTATATGTGAAAAATCAAAACGCTTCTATATATGCACCTAGATAGACATTAAGGCATCAACAAACTATATGCATAGACTATAGATATCTTAACTTTGTCATCAGGCGAACATAGTGGAATACGTTGGAGTTGCTAACGAACAGAGAGATCAAACTAGATAATAATAAAATTTTAGCCGAAATATGTTTACCTGTTCATCCAATTGTTCATGAGTTAGAATTGTCATATTTTACACTTGTTACTTTTTTATTATTGCAATGTTCAACCACAACTCTGGTGAATATCAAAATTCTTTTACACATGATAATCACTTTGACTTACTGTTTAAAACAATGAGATAAACAATTACATGGTCGGAGAATAATAAGAATGCTATAGTCTATTTTTAGTgaaatgtatttttatttttttgaaatagaagttgatttcattagatcaacagccaaaAGTCTAGAGTTTACCATAACTTACAAAAGCAAACTCGGCAAAAACACCGAActaactaaactaaactagagTCGATCATTAATCTCTCTGAGATGCTCGCTTTTAAGCAAACCTATCTAAGAATGTATGtacctcatttttaattaataaaatgtATTAATTAAACTAAAACATTTCAATTCAGAAATGTATTAGCAACGACAATACTAAGAGGATTTGGATTCAGTGTGAAATTCTCACTCTAAAAAAACAAATTGCACCCACCTAAAattaattattatatatatatatatatatatatatattttacctCAGAAATCTTAGGTATGTAGCCAAAAACCCAAAATACCCCTCTGAAAAAAATTGTAACCCAGCAAATCTCACCCATAATGCTTATTAATTTTTAGTAAACTACATATACCCCCTTGATAGgatttcaaaacacaaaaaactccacaacatttggttttgaacatttaaagacaaaagtttacacttaaggacaatatgctctccacttgccacatgttatgagttaatttacttttttacccttaactacatattttgacttgtaatctaaatcttacaaataaggacaatctgctctccacttgccacatgtcatgagttaatttacttttttacccttaactactaattttgacttctaatccctttatattactctttttttctgagaataacccttttatgttactttttttcccccttaactactcattttgacttctaatccctttatattacttttttttctttttctgagaataatccatttatgttactttttttttttctgagaataatctgtttatattactttttttttttcttagaataatccatttatgttacttctcaaaagcagaaaaaaaaaaaaaaatctttcttttACACGTTGCTAAGAGAAAGAATCTTAGacctcactctcctactactctcatctcatcgcCTAATCGTACTAttacactcgtccaatcctcCTACTGCACTCGCagcactcatactcgtcaagttctgctactgcacttgtactcgtgtccagttctgctactgcactcgtcactgaaaatcctgctactgcactcgtccaatcctgctactgcactcgctgcactcatacacTCCGTCTAGTTCTACTATTGCCCTtatactcgtgttctgctactgcactcgtcatcgcctaatgtctagttctgctactgccctcgtactcgtgttctgctactgcactcctcattgcctaatcctgctactgcactcgctgcactcatcctccgtctagttctgctactgccctcatactcgtgttctgctactatactcgtcatcgcctaacgtctagttctgctactgccctcatactcgtgttctgctactgtactcgtaCTCGTTCAattctgctactgtactcgtctTCGTCTAGTTTTGCTAATGCACTCGTCCTCGTCCAATtcttctgctactacactcgtgCTAGTctaattctgctactgcactcgttcaattctgctactgcactcgtcttCGTCCAGTTCTACTGCTACTGCACCCTTGCTCGTCCAATTCTTCTGCTACCTCACTCGTGCTCgtccaattctgctactgcactcgtgcTCGTCCAATTcttttgctactgcacttgtgctcgtccagttctgctactgcttgAAGATTGAGACAATATTGAAGGTTAGCTCTGCTACTGCTTTTAGGGATGGAGAAAAAATGACAAATCCTTGTTGATAACAACCTAATTAAGTTCCAAAAGTTGATATCTGGAACACTAACTTAGTGAGATGGAAAGAAATTCCATCACCAACACCAACTTAGTAACAATGGAAGCAAAAAATAGTAAATGAGCATAAAACTCATTGACCATGAACTGAACCTATGATGCTGCAGCAGGCCCTTCCTTCAATGGTACCCATCATCTCTTAGCTTGATGAGAGAGCAATTGCTTGTAAATTAGATATCCGTATGCCCATTCTTTGCACAAACTTCAATTAAAAATCACGTATGTGGATATATATAACACCTACCAAGGAGACCAGCAGCTTTATTGTCAATAAAATTAATCAACATGGTTCGTTTACTACCACGCACGTTGAGAAATAAGAGCCACTAGCCTGCACTCTGCACGACGGACCCAAATAGCTcccagctaaaaaaaaaaaaaacagtagctAATAAGAGAATCTGCAGCAGAAAACCCAAAAAGTTAAGCTGCTCTTTGATGTGAAAAACCGATGGCCTCCAAGTACAAAAGAGAAAGAACTGTACGTAGGTGGTGGAGTAGCATACCAACAATCGATCTAGCtcagagaaaatcaagcaaatacACCATCAAATCCTTCAAATCAATTTTCAAGAACACACTAAATCCTGTTGCACCAGTTATGTTGAACCGCACCATGTTCATGCCGACGACGGCGAGGGCCTCGACCACGGTGGTGTTGACC
This portion of the Rosa chinensis cultivar Old Blush chromosome 1, RchiOBHm-V2, whole genome shotgun sequence genome encodes:
- the LOC112192799 gene encoding squalene monooxygenase SE1, yielding MVSYEYVLGGMLVSLLGSVFFMIISSTLGGKKQFKVSSEVRSNGFGNGEFQPEMEEKSTDVVIVGAGVAGAALAYTLAKEGRRVHVIERDLSEPDRIVGELLQPGGYLKLIELGLEDCANESIDAQKVFGYALYKDGKDTTLSYPLKKYSSDVAGRSFHNGRFIQRMREKIATLSNVKLEQGSVTTLIEEKGIVKGVIYKNKAGEELRTYAPLTVVCDGCFSNLRKSLSAPKVESPSCFVGLILENCDLPHANHGHVILGDPSPILFYPISSTEVRCLVDVPGTKVPSVASGEMANYLKTVVAPQVPPQLYNAFMAAVEKGNIRSMQNKSMAANPLPSPGAILLGDSFNMRHPLTGGGMTVALSDIVLLRDLLRPLHDLDDAPALCNYLESFYTLRKPVSSTINTLAGALYKVFCASPDLARQEMREACFGYLSLGGICSYGPVSLLSGLNPRPLHLFLHFFAVAIYGVGRLLFPFPSPKRMWLGFQLILSASGIIFPIIKAEGVRQMFFPATVPAYYRSPPVH